Genomic segment of Sphingomonas sp. KRR8:
TGGCCGAGGCCAGCGCCGCGCCGATCACCGGCGACACTTCGGCCTGCCGCAGCCGTGAAGAGATGGCGGTTTTGACGATTCCGCCGAGCCGTTCGTCATCCAGGGCCTCGAACACGTCGGCGATCAGCCGGGAGGCACCTTGCCGGATTCGAAGACCACGCCCTTCACTCTCGATCGGCGCCTGGAGGAACTTGCCGGCGGCGCCCGCCAGATCGATGTCGCGCATCCGCCTCGCGATCACGGAGGCAGTCAGGAAATTGTCCTTGAGGAACTGGGCGAGGGTGTCGCCAATCCGGTCCTTGTTGCGCGGAATGATCGCCGTGTGTGGGATTGGCAGACCCAAAGGGTGGCGGAACAGCGCCGTTACCGCGAACCAGTCCGCAAGGCCGCCGACCATCGCCGCCTCGGCGAAAGATTTCAGGTAAGCAAGCCACGGCCAGCGTGCTTCCAGCAGCCGTGCGCTGACGAAGATCGCGGCCATCACCAGCAACAGCCCGGTCGCAACAAGCTTCATGCCGGCCGCACCCGGCTGGACCGGATTGAAGCGGGTCAGGGAACGGCGGCTGGTTGGCTCGGCTCGGCTCATCGCCGGTGTAATAGCCGAGCCACCCGTCCGGTTCACTCCGCGGGTTGCGGTTCGCCCCCGCCGAAGCCGGGGGCACGCTGCTCCGGCACTTCCTCATGCACGGCGTGAGCGGTGGCACGAAGGCCCTTGCCGAACTTACGCCCGATCCACTGCTCGATGTCGATCGCCAGGCTGAAGTAGGCGGGGACCAGCAGCAGGGTGAGCCCGGTCGACATGATCAGGCCGCCGATAACGGTGACGCCCATCGGCGCGCGCCAGCTTCCATCACCGCTGAGGCTCAAGGCGATCGGGATCATGCCGGCCACCATTGCCACCGTGGTCATCACGATCGGCTGGGCGCGCTTGTGGCCCGCCTCCACGATCGCCTCGTCCTTGTGCATGCCGTGGTTCATCATCTCCACCGCGAAATCGACCAGCAGGATCGAGTTCTTGGCGACGATGCCGAGCAGCATCAGAAGACCGATGAATACGGGAAGGCTCAAGGGCTGCCCCGCGATGTGCAGCGCGATCACTGCCCCAAGTGGCGCCAGGACCAGCGAACCCAGGTTCACGAACGGAACCAGGAAGCGCCGGTAGAGGAGCACCAGCACCGCGAACACCAGGGCTACGCCCGCCAGCACCGCCAGGATGAAGTTCATGACCAGTTCGGCCTGCCACTTCTGCGATCCCAGCTGCAGGCGCTGAACGCCCTCGGGCAGGTTCTTGAGGGTCGGGAGCTGGTCGATCTTCTTCCATGCGTCGCCGGACACCAGGCCGGGTGCGAGATCGGCGCCGACCACGATCCGCTGCACCTGGTTGGTACGGTTGACCACCACCGGTCCCGAACTGAAGCTGATCTCGGCCACCGACTTGAGCGGCACCGATCCGCCGTTCGACGTCGGAACCGGCAGGTTCTCCAGGGTGGCGATGTCCTTACGCTCTGACTGGGCCAGGCTGACGATGATCGGCACCTGGCGATCAGACAGCGAGAAGCGCGCGCTGTTCTGGTCGATGTCACCGATCGTGGCGATGCGGATCGTCTGCGCCAGGGCCGACGTGCTGACACCAAGATCTGCGGCCAGGTCGAAGCGCGGCTTGATGATCAGCTCGGGGCGAACATTGTCGCCCTGCACGCGGGGCGCCACGACCTCGGGCAGTTTCGACATCTCGGCTGCGATCTGATTGGCGACGTGGTTGAGCTGTTGCGGATCGTCGCCGCCCAGATACAGGCTGAGGGCGCGTCCGCCGCTTCCGGGGCCGCCATCGTTGCTGTTGAAGTTCACCCTCGCGTCCGGAATCTGCGCCAGCTGCGGATTGATCTCGCGCTCGATCTGGAAGCTCTTCTTGGTCCGGTTCTTCTTGTAGAGCACGTTCACGAAGGCGGAGCCGGTGAAGCTGCGCATGAACACGTTCTCGACGTTCGGATTGCGCTTGATGATCGCTGCTGCCTCATCAGCCACGCGCATGGTCTGTTCGAGCGTGGTTCCCGGCGGCATCTGGATCCGGACGCTGCTGGATTCCTGATCCTGATCCGGCTGGAAGGCCATGGACAGCGTCGCGATACCCACGCCGGTCGAGGCGAGGATCAGGAAGCCTGCTCCAACCATCCAGATCCGGTGATCGCGAAGCCGCGCCAGCCGCCGGCCGAGCCAGCTATTGGCGCGGGCCTGGGCCTCGGCGACCTTGCTGCTGTCGATGGTCCATCGAAGCGCTGCGAGGTAGCGCATCATCGACTTGCCGCCGGCATGCTCCTGCACGCCGTGGCTCTTGAGGAAATAAGCGGCGATCAGCGGCGTGATCATCCGGGCAACGAGCAGGCTCATCAGCACCGCGAGAACGACGGTGTACCCGAAGTTGCGGAAGAACTGGCCCGAGATGCCCGGCATGAGCGCGACCGGCAGGAAGACGGCGACGATCGACATGGTAGTGGCAAGCACCGCCAGCCCGATCTCGTCGGCCGCGTCGATCGACGCCTGATAGGCGGACTTGCCCATCCGCATGTGGCGAACGATGTTCTCGATCTCGACGATCGCGTCGTCCACTAGGACGCCGGCAACCAGGCTGAGCGCCAGCAGCGACAGCCCGTTCAGGTTGATGGACATCAGGTCCATGAACCAGAAGGCGGGGATGGCCGACAGCGGAATGGCGAGCGCGCTGATCAGGGTGGCGCGAATGTCGCGAAGGAACAGGAACACGACCAGCACCGCGAGGACCGCACCCTCGACCAGGCCGTCGATCGCGCTGCTATACTGCAGCTTGGTGCGGTCGACGCTGTTGTCGATCTCCAGGAAGTGGACCCGCGGGTCCTCCTTCTCGATCTTGTGCAGTTCCTTCCAGGTATTGTCGTAGGCGGTCACGTCGGACGCACCCTTTGCCCGGGCGACGTTGAAACTGACCACCGGGCGGCCACCATATTGCGCCGCCGAGCGAGCCTCGGCCGCTGCGTCCTGGACCTGGGCAATGTCACCCAGGCGAATGAAGCGTCCACCGGGCAGCGCAATCTGCTTCTGCGACAGCTCCTGCGCGGTTTGCGAGTTGCCGAGCACGCGCACGGTCTGCTCTGACCCGGCGATCTGGGCGCGGCCGCCGGCGGCGTTGAGGTTGAGGGTGCGCAGCTGCGCATTGACCTGCGCGGCGGTGATGCCCTGCGACTGCAACGATGCCGGGTCGAGGACGATACGGATCTGGCGGTCGACGCCGCCTTCGCGGGTGACCTGCGCAACACCATCCTGGCTGAGCAGCCGGCGCGATACCTTGCCGTCGATGTACCAGCTGAGGTCCGCCAGGCTCATGTCGGTGGTCTGGGCGGCGATGTAGACGAAGCTGTCGCCGTTCACCTTCACCCGGTTGATCTGCGGCTCGAGGATCCCCTCGGGCAGGTCGCCACGGATCTGCGCGATCGCGTCGCGGACGTCATTCACCGCCCGGTCGGTGGGGGTGCCGATCTTGAACTGAACGAAGGTGTTGCTGGTGCCTTCGCGCACGTCCGAGTTGATCTCGTCGATTCCCTCGACGCCGCGCACCGCCGCCTCGACCTTCTGGGTGACCTGGTTGACCAGTTCGGACGGCGCCGCGCCCGGCTGCGAGATGGTGACGGTAGCGGCCGGAAAATCGATGTCCGGATTGTCCGTCACTTCCATCGTCGCGAAGGCGTAGATGCCGGTCAGCAGCAGCGCGATGAAGAGGACGATCGGCGGCACCGGGTTGCGGATGCACCAGGCGGAGATGTTGCGGAAACTCATGGCGCGGGGCCGTCCTTGGTAAAGTTAGCGCGCCGCCTGGCGCTTGGGATTGATCTTCTGGCCCGGGTTCAGGAACGGCCCGGCCGAGAGGACCACCGTCTCCGTGCCGTTCAGGCCGTCGATCACGCTCACGCCCACTTCGCTGACGTTGCCGATCTTCACCGCGCGGCGCTCGACCTGGTTCTTGGCGTTGACGACGTAGACATAGTTTCCGTCCTCGTCGGCCAGCACCGCGCTCTGCGGAAGGATCGGCGCGGTGGTGGCGCCGGAGGTGATCCGGGCGTCCGCGAAGCCGCCTGGGCGGATGTCGGAGGAGTAGGGGATGGCGATCCGCACTTCGCCGAGCCGGCTTTGCGGATCGATCACGGGGGCAACCTGCCAGATGGTGCCGGACACGCTGCGCTGGGCACCGATCGGAGTGACCGACGCGGGCATGCCGACCTTGAGCGCCGCCAAGTCCTGCTGGCTGACCTGCGCGCGCATTTCCATCTCACCGCCCTTGGCGATTCGGAACAGGCCCTGGCTGCCCGCGCCGATCACCTGTCCAACCTCGAGGTTGCGCTGGAGCACGAGGCCGCTGGTCGGTGCCCGGATGTCGAGCAGTCCGATGCCGGCGCGGGTCGCGCCGAGCTGTGCCTGTGCAACGCGGATCTGGGCCTGTGCCTGATCGCGCGCGGCTCGGCGGCTCTCGAGCTCCGCTTTGGAGATGAAGCCGCGATTCACCAGCGAGGCGGCGCGGTCGTAGTTGGATTGCGCGAGCGCGGCCGATGCACGCGCCGAGTCGACCGCAGCGGCCAGCTGCGCGGCGGTCTGGGTCTGCACCGAGCGATCCACCGTCGCCAGCGTCTGGCCTGCGTTGACCCAGCTGCCGGCGTCGACCAGCACCGCGGTGACACGCCCGCCGGTGCCTGCGGCGCCGACCGGCTGGTCGCGCCTGGCTGCCAGCGCTCCCGTCGCCGAGATGACCCTGGCGACCTGCGTGCGGCCGGGCACGACCACAGTCACGGTCGGAACCTGCCCGCCCTTGCCGGCGCTGCCCGCCGCCGCGGAGGAGGCAGCGGCCGATTGCTTGCGCGAATGGCCTATCAGGAAATAGCCCGCCAGCAGCACTGCCACCGCGACAAAGGCGCCGATCGCCAGATTGCGGTTACGCCGGGAGCGATCGACTACTACCAGAGTGTCCGAACGCTCGAGCCGAGTCTCGCGATTCATGTCCAACGTCTTTCTATCCTGTGCCGTCTGGCAACTGTGCCGAGCGAAGCTGTATTACTCTAGTAGAGCACCAAGGGCAACAGGCCGCAATGGTGTCGGACCGGCAATGATTCTTCGATGAACGGCTATACCAGTGTCGCAAACCGTCATTTCGGCTATGGCTGGCTTCGACGGGAGTGACCCGCGAGGCTTTGTGAGGGAGCGACAATGATCGGAGACAATGGGATCATCGGGACGATCGTCATCGGCCTGCTGGCCGGCGCGATTGCGAAGCTGCTGATGCCGGGTAAGGATCCGGGTGGCTGCCTCATCACCATCCTGCTCGGCATTGCCGGCGCCCTGCTTGCCAAGTTCCTTGGCCAGATCCTTGGTCTTTATCAGCCCGGTCAGAATGCCGGTTTCATCGCCGCGATCGTCGGCGCTTTCATCATCCTCTTCATCTACCGGATGATCGTCGGCCGCCGCCGCCTCTGACAGCTCGCTTGTTCATCCTGCCTCCACTTGTGATGCTCCAGATTGAGCACGTCACAAGGGAGGCAGGAAATGAAGTACGCCTGGTTTATCGGTCTGGCCCTGAGTTCAGCCGCCTTGCCACTCGCCGCCGAGGCGCAGCCGCTGGCCACTGTTGCAACCACCGGTGGAACACGCCTCGACATCGCCGCCACGGGCGAAGTCTCGCGAGTGCCCGACGTGGCGATCATTGCGACGGGCGTCGTGACCCGCTCGGCCAATGCCGTCGACGCGCTGTCGCAGAATGCGGCACGGATTGAGCGGGTTCGGGCCGCCCTGCGCCGCGCCGGAGTGGCGGAGCGCGACATTCAGACCAGTTCCGTCAGTCTCAATCCTGATTACGTCTATGCGGACGGTCAGCCACCGCGGCTTACGGGGTACCAGGCCACCAACCAGCTCAGCATCCGCTTCCGGGACATCCGCGCATCCGGTCGGATCATCGACGCCCTGGTCGCGGAAGGGGCGAACCAGGTCAGTGGCCCGACGCTGACCATCGACAAGCCCGAAGCCGCGCTCGACGAAGCGCGGACGAAAGCTCTTGCGGTGGGCCGCGCGCGCGCGGAACTCTACGCCCGAACGCTCGGGATGCAGGTGGTGCGGCTGGTGTCGGTGAGCGAGGGCGGTTCACCCTCGCAAGGTCCGATCCCGATGGCAGCGATGCGGGCCGAACGCTCATCCGATACGGCGATCGTCCCTGGCGAACAGCAGCTTTCGGTCACGCTGCAGATGAGTTTTGAGCTACGCTAGAGCGCGGGCTTCATCGACCCAAGCCCGGCCTGATGCGCCGGGCGACGATGACACCACCGAGTACGAAGTTGGCGCCGAGCAAGCCGATCAGCAGGTTCGGCAGGGAAAAGCCCGCCAGGTCGACCTTGGTGCCGAACAGTGGTGCGATCAGAAGGGCGCCCAAGGCAGCACCGACCATTCCAAGGATGACCAGCAAGACGATGGTGCGCGGCCGTTCGAAGGCTCCAACCACGCTCGAAAGCCAGCCAATGGCGGCGCCGCCAACAAGAAGAAGCAACCAGGTCCAGGGCATTGGCGGGGCCTAAACGCAAGAAGGCCGCGCTTCAATGATGAAGCGCGGCCTTCCTGTTGTGTGTCAGTTTCGCAGCTTAGCGAACGCTACCGCGACGAACCAGGTTCACGATCGCGAGCAGGACGATGGCGCCCAGCAGGGAGTAGAGGAAGCTCTGCAGCGTGATGCCATTGTTCAGGCTGGCGCCACCGCCGAGCAGGAAGCCGGCAATTGCCGCACCGATAATGCCGACGATCACGTTAAGCAGGATGCCCTGCTGACCGTCGGTGCGCATGACAATGCTAGCAAGCCAACCGCAAATGCCGCCGACCACGAGCCAGATAATAAAACCCATGTGCGTTCCCTCCTGTATCGTCCGCTTGTTGCTGCGGACCTTATGGCGACAAGACGCACTCACGTGCATCTTGTTCCGCCCCAGCAACAGCCGGGGGAGGGAACGGTTCCGTAACGACTATGTCAATAGCGTTGCTGTCGCTCGTATACCGAACGATAGTGCTGGATGCGCGTGACCCGCAGGCCAGGCATGCCACTGCGGTCCACCGCGCGCTGCCAGCTGGCGAACTCCTCAAGGCTGAGGCCATAGCGCTGGCATACCTCGTCGACCGTCAGCAGCCCCCCGGCAACCGCGGCAACGACTTCGGCCTTACGCCGCACGACCCAGCGGGTGGTGCTCGCGGGCGGAAGCTTGTCCAGCGTCAGCGGCTCGCCAAGCGGGCCGATCACCTGATGCGGACGGAACTTCTGATTTTCTAGCATTACTTCCTCAAAGCCCGCTTAGTGGTTCTGCCGGCGGTTTACCGGCGCCCCGTTGAAGGAAAGCTGAAATCTGCTGGTAAACGTCACGCTTACTCCTTGCTTTTGGTTCGTGACCGCAACGCTGCCACCGCGGCGAAGCCACCGGTCCAATGGCTTTGCTCGGCCGGAGAGGTCTCCCGCCCGGCAAGGAAGCGGACCAGCGTCTCCTGACCATCGCGGCCAAGCGGCATCGCCGGGACAAAGCTCCTCGGCTGGTGGGTCAACGAGTGGCTTCCTTACCTAACATTCTGCCGCCCTAGCGAAGGAGGGTGAACTTCGCGTAAAGAAGGCCCGTCCATGAACATCGATTTCGCCCTGTCAAAGCCCGCTTCCGCGGCTCGTATCGTCGTCGCCATGTCGGGCGGGGTCGACAGTTCGGTCGTGGCCGGGCTTGCCGCAAGCACCGGCGCCGAGGTGATCGGCGTGACACTCCAGCTCTACGATCATGGCGAGGCGGTGAAGCGCAGCGGCAGCTGCTGCGCGGGGCAGGACATCTATGATGCGGCACAAGTCTGCGAGAAGCTTGGCATCCCGCATTACGTGCTGGATTACGAAAGTCGTTTTCGGACGGGCGTCATTGACCGCTTCGCCGACGAATATGCGCAGGGTCGTACTCCCGTGCCCTGCTCGCTGTGCAACCAGGGCGTAAAGTTCACGGACCTGATCGCATTCGCGCGTGAACTGGGCGCAGACTGTCTAGCTACGGGACATTATGTGCGGCGGCTGGTTCGCAGCGGACAGGCCGAGCTGCACCGCGGTGCCGATCCTCGCCGCGACCAGAGCTATTTCCTATACGGCACCACGCGCGAACAACTGGACTTCCTTCGCTTCCCATTGGGTGACCTGCCCAAGTCCGCCGTTCGAGAGCAGGCCACGCAGTTGGAACTGGCGGTCGCGGCCAAGCCCGACAGTCAGGACATCTGCTTCGTGCCCGACGGCGACTATGCGGGGCTGGTCAAGCGGCTGCGCCCGGCGACGGACGCCCCGGGTGAGATCGTCGATTTGACGGGCCGAGTGATCGGGCATCATCCCGGAGTGATCCACTTCACCGTTGGTCAGCGGCGCGGGATCGAGATCGGTGGGCAGGCCGAACCGCTCTATGTGATCCGGATCGAACCCGCGACCCGTCGCTTGGTGGTCGGCCCTCGCCGAGCATTGGCGGTACAGGAAGTGCACATCGACCAGCTGAACTGGCTGGGCGAAGACCAGCGCGAGATCAGCGTGAAGGTCCGGTCTCTGGCGCCGCCAGTCGCCGCAACGTTGATTGGTGACCACATCCGCTTCGCCAAGCCGGAATATGGAGTTGCACCCGGCCAGGCCGCAGTCATCTACGACGGAAGTCGAGTGCTCGGCGGCGGGTGGATCATGAAGACGGTGGCAGCACCCTTCGAGATGGCCAGCGCGGCTTGACCGCTTTCCAACGCGGAGCGTTTCATCGCCATGGCTGAGCGCTCTTCCCGCCGATCGCTGCACAGCGCGGGGGTGTTGCTCTACCGATCCGGGCCGCCGCTCGAGGTGCTGCTGGTCAAGCCTGGCGGACCTTATTGGCGGCGCAAGCAGACCGGGGCGTGGATGATCCCCAAGGGGATGATCGAACCTGGCGAGAGTGCGCTTGAGGCTGCACTGCGCGAATTCTGCGAGGAAACCGGGATGACGATCAGCGGCATGCCAAGGCCCCTGTGCACGGTTCGCCAGGCCGGCGGAAAGCTGGTCGAGGCTTTCACGGTTGAGGGCGACTTCGATCCGGCGCGGCTCACGAGCATCGAGTTCGAGATGGAATGGCCGCCGCGCTCAGGCCGGCGGGAGCGCTTTCCCGAAGTGATCGAAGCGCGCTGGTTCACGCTGGAGGAGGCGCGCGAGTGCATGCTCAAGAGCCAGCTGCCGATCATCGACGCGCTGGACGTTTCTTCGCCCAGCTAGATCTGGAAGCTGCCCTCGACCACCGTCCAGCAGCGGCCCGATAGCAGCACGCGGTCATCGGCCAGTTCGCAATCGAGCAGCCCGCCGCGCGGCCCGACCTGCGCCGCGCTGAAGCGTGTCCGTCCAAGCCGTTCGGCCCAGTAAGGCACCAGGGCCGCATGGGCCGAGCCGGTGACCGGGTCTTCGTCGATCCCGTGATAGGCAGCAAACACGCGGCTCGCGATGTCGGTGTCCGTGCCCGGTGCGGTCACCATGACCAGCGACGGAATGGCGCGAAGTGCGGCGAAATCGGGTCGAACCGCCCGCACGGCGAGCTCATCTTCCAGGGTGACGATGATGGCGCCATTCCCGCCGCTGCCTCGGTGAACGGTCCCGGACACGCCAAGGGCGCTCAAGGCGTCAGGAGCCTCCGCCTCTTCGATCCGGGATGTCGGCAGGCTCAGGCGCAGCTGCTCACCATCGCGTTCAACCGTCAGTACGCCCGAGCGCGTCTGGAAGCGGACCTGCGCGCCGGTCAGCAGCACATGCCCGGCGGCCAGCGTTGCGTGACCGCACATGTCCACTTCGACGGCGGGCGTGAACCAGCGCAGATGATAGTCGGCGTCCTTGCCGTCGAGCGGCACGGTGAAGGCGGTTTCGCTGAGGTTGTTCTCGGCGGCGATCGCCTGCAGCAGCAGGTCGGGCAGCCATTCCTCCAGCGGCATGATGGCCGCCGGATTGCCGGTCAGCGGCGTCGGCGCGAAAGCATCGACCTGGAAGAAGGGAAGGATCATCGGCGTTCCGTCAGATGGTGGGGCAACAGGCCCTCGCGGTCGATATGCCCTTCCGGATCGAGGTGCATCAGCATCTCGATGCCGGGGAAGCGGGCCTGCAACTGTTCCTCGATCGGGTCGAGCCGATCGTGCGCCTCACGGACGGTCCATTCCTCCGGGACCCAGACGTGGAATTGCACGAAGTCGTGCGCGCCAGAGGTGCGGGTGCGGACATCGTGAATACCCTTGAGTTCCGGATATTCGGCGCAGGCGGCGAGAAAGGCTTCGCGCTTGGCGAGCGGCCATTCGGCGTCCATCAGCTGATTGACGCTTTCGCCAGCCGCCGACCATGCGCCCCACAGCAGCCAGAGAGCGATGCCGATCCCGAACAGCGCGTCGGCGCCCGACAGGCCGAGCCACTGATCGAGCACCAGCGCCGCGATCACCGCGGCGTTGAGGAACAGGTCGGACTTGTAATGAAGGTTGTCGGTCTGGATCGCGATTGAGCCGGTCCGGCCGATCACGCGCTTCTGGTAGGTCAGCAGAAGCACGGTCGCGGCCATCGCCAGCACCGATACGCCCACCCCCAACTCCGCATTCTCAGTGGGTGCGTGGTGGATCAGGCGGTCGACGGCGCGCCAGGCGATCCCGACCGCACTGACGGAAATCAGTACGACCTGGGCAAGGGCCACAAGGGCCTCGGCCTTGCCGTGACCGAACCGATGGTCATGGTCGGCCGGGATCGCGGCGATGCGTACGCCGGCCAGCGTCACCAGGCTTGCGACCAGGTCAAGCGCGGTGTCGGCCAGGCTGCCGAGCATGGCGGTGGAGTCGGTCGCGATCGCCGCCCAGCTTTTCGCCAGCAGCAGGAAACCTGCCATCGCCACGCTCGCCAGCGCCGCCCGGGTGGACAACTTCGCGCGCTCCGCGCCCGTCACCCTCATGGATAGAGCAGGCCTTCGTCCCAGCCGCCGTCGGCGCGGCGGGTGAACAAGCGGCGATGGTGCAGCCGGAACTCGCCATCTTCCCAGAATTCGATGCGCTCAGGCACCAGACGGAAGCCCGACCAGTGGGGAGGACGCGGAACCTCCCCCTCGCCGACCCGCGCCTTTTCCTGCTCGATCCGGTTGAGGAAGGTGGCGCGGCTGTCGAGTGGGCGGGACTGGTCACTCGCCCAGGCGCCGATTCGACTGCTGCGCGAGCGGCTGGCGAAATAAGCATCCGCATCGGCATCGCTGACCTGCTCAAGCCGGCCTTCGGCACGGACCTGCTTGCGCAGCGACTTCCAGTGGATGCAGAGCGCCGCCTGCCGATTGGCGGCGATCTCTTCGCCCTTGCGGCTTTCAAGGTTGGTGAAGAAGCCGAAACCCTGCGGTCCATGCAGCCGCATCAGCACCATCCGGACGGAGGGCCGACCGTTGGGCGTGGAGGTCGCAAGCGCCATCGCGTCGGGGTCGTTGGGCTCGCTTGCTTCCGCTTGCGCGAACCAGCTTTCGAACAGTTGGAAGGGGTCCTCGGCCATGCCGGCGGCTCTAGGCGTGCCGGACCTTGCGAGGCAAGCACGGCGAACTACCTAGCGCGGCACTGTTGTTTCCGCCTAAGACACCGACCCATGGACCTCTACGCACGGCTTGGGATCAAGCGCGGCGCCAGCGAAGCCGAGATCAAGAAGGCCTATCGCAGCCTCGCCAAGCAACTTCATCCCGACGCCAACAAGGATAATCCCAAGGCGGCCGAGCGCTTCTCGCAGGTGACCTCTGCCTACGACCTCCTGTCCGACAAGGACAAAAGGGCGCGTTACGACCGTGGCGAGATCGATGAGGATGGTAATCCCAAGATGCCGTTCGGCGGCGGGTTCGGTGGCGGGGCCGGCAGCGGCTATGCCGGAGCGCGGCCGGGTGCCGGCGGGTTCGAGGGCTTTGGCGACGCCGAGGGCGTTGATCTGTCGGATCTGTTCGAAGGCATCTTCAATCGTGGCGGCGGCGGCGGCGGCCGTGCCGGCGCGGGCGGGGGCTTTGGCGGGTTCGGCCGGCGCTCCGCTCCGCAGAAGGGACCCGACGTCGCCTACCGGCTGACTGTGCCTTTCACCGATGCCGCAACGCAAACGCCCCAGCGCATCACCTTGCGGGACGGCAAGGCAATTGACCTCAAGCTGCCCGCCGGAGTCGAGGACGGCACCAGAATCCGCCTGGCCGGCCGCGGGGAGCCCGGGACGGGCGGCAACGGGGATGCGATCATCACCATCGCGATCGAGCCCCATCGCTTCTTCACTCGCGACGGAGATGACGTCAGGGTGACCCTGCCAGTGACGCTGAAGGAAGCGGTGCTTGGCGCGAAGGTGAAGGTGCCGACCGCCGACGGGCCAGTCATGCTGACCGTCCCCAAAGGTGCCAGCTCGGGCAAGGTGCTGCGGATCAAGGGACGCGGGTTCTCCGGACGCAATGGCGTGCGCGGCGACCAGCTCGTGACGCTCAGCATCGACCTGCCGTCCGGTGACGCGGCGCTGGAGCGCTTCGCCAGTGAGTGGGACGGCGGCGGCAACCCGCGGGCTGGGCTGGGCGTCTAGCCTACCGCCGTGCTGGGCCTGTCACCCGAATCGCCGGAAGCCCGGCGCAAGCGTCTCGCGAGCCTCCAGGCGCGGTTCGGGACTAGCGTCGTCGACCGCCTTCGTCCGGGGCAGCGCCCATTTGAGATCATCAAGCGCGTGCTGGTCGGCGTCTACAGCGACGGCTTCATTCACGCCGGCAACCTTGCCTACCTGTCCCTGGTGGCGATGTTCCCCTTCTTCATCACTGCCGCCGCGCTCGCCTCCCTGCTGGGGCGGAGCGAGGATGCCATGCGCACCGTCAACGTCGTGTTGCTGCAGGTGCCGCCCGATATCCGCAAGTTGCTGGTCGGACCCGTGCAGGAAGTCCTCACCGCACGAACCGGGCCGCTGCTGTGGTTCGGCGGGATCGTCGGGCTGTGGACCGCCGCCAGCTTTATCGAGACCCTTCGCGATATCCTGCGCCGCGCCTATGGCGTGAAGTATAACGCGCCGTTCTGGGAATATCGGCTGATCTCCATCGGCTTCATCCTGGGGTCCGTGCTGCTGCTGATGACCGCCTTCGCAGCGTCGGTGGCGCTGAGTTCAATCGAGGCGCTGATCCTTCACGTCTTTCCCCGGCTGGCGCCCCTCATCGGCTCATTTTCTTTCTACAAGATGATCCCGGCGGGTGCGCTCTACGTTTCCATCTACGTGATCTTCGTGGTGCTGACCCCGCGCCGCTATCGCCGGATCGAATGCCGCAAATGGCCGGGCGCCTTGCTGGTAACCTTGTGGTGGCTCGCCACGGCCGAGTTGCTGCCCCAGGCGATGCGCTTGGTCGGAGGCTACAGCCTGACTTACGGCAGCCTGGCGGGCGTGATGATCGCCCTCCTGTTCTTCTTCGTCATCGGCCTCGGCGTCGTGATGGGCGCCGAATTAAACGCGGCACTGGCCGAAACGGAGGCAGTGGCGCTAGAGGGCGAGCGTTATTCTGGACCCTTTGCCGACCAGCTGCCGGTAGAGGAACCCAGTGCCGGACCAGAGCCGCTCGAAGCGCTCGCGGACAAGGTGATGTTGACGGACAAAGGGGACGGGCCTTCCACATGACGGGATTGATGCAGGGTAAACGCGGGCTGATCA
This window contains:
- a CDS encoding YihY/virulence factor BrkB family protein, translating into MLGLSPESPEARRKRLASLQARFGTSVVDRLRPGQRPFEIIKRVLVGVYSDGFIHAGNLAYLSLVAMFPFFITAAALASLLGRSEDAMRTVNVVLLQVPPDIRKLLVGPVQEVLTARTGPLLWFGGIVGLWTAASFIETLRDILRRAYGVKYNAPFWEYRLISIGFILGSVLLLMTAFAASVALSSIEALILHVFPRLAPLIGSFSFYKMIPAGALYVSIYVIFVVLTPRRYRRIECRKWPGALLVTLWWLATAELLPQAMRLVGGYSLTYGSLAGVMIALLFFFVIGLGVVMGAELNAALAETEAVALEGERYSGPFADQLPVEEPSAGPEPLEALADKVMLTDKGDGPST